The proteins below come from a single Synechococcus sp. WH 8101 genomic window:
- a CDS encoding 4-hydroxythreonine-4-phosphate dehydrogenase translates to MHSIDMAMLRWLLLGLLLYGLGTALRHGWLEVQWHRLLHDAGLTFVDPDKPIELHELPLFKPTPSPKQPSTLKQPMP, encoded by the coding sequence GTGCACTCAATCGACATGGCGATGCTGCGCTGGTTGCTTCTGGGGCTGTTGTTGTATGGGCTCGGGACGGCTCTGCGTCATGGTTGGCTGGAGGTGCAGTGGCATCGTCTGTTGCATGACGCCGGTCTCACCTTCGTCGATCCGGACAAACCGATCGAGCTCCACGAGCTGCCCCTGTTCAAGCCGACGCCCTCTCCGAAGCAGCCTTCGACGCTGAAGCAGCCGATGCCTTGA